Genomic DNA from Haloplanus aerogenes:
ACCCATTTCGTCGGAGAAACGCTCATCCCGTTCGGTCATCTTCACTTCCAAAGATACTGTGACAGAGTTGTAACACGTGAGGGACAGACAGGGTACCGCCTCCGGACAACGTCGTCCAGTATCGAATCGCTGCTAACCGCTGTACATCAAGACTTCAACTCGCCCACCGTAACCTACCGCTGTTCGGGGAATTCCACGAGACCGGGCTCGTCGTTCAAGCGGCGAGCGTGGCGAGGACCACGCTTTCGGCGGTGACCACGACAAACAGGAGAAATCCCACGAACTGGACAGCCGGTCCGGCAGCCAACGCAACCGTTGAGCGGCGTCCGTCCCAACGGGCGGCCAAAACGAACGCGCCAGCCAGGCTGAGAATAAACCAAAGGAACACACCGGCATCGAGCAGCAAGAACTCCCAGGCTTCGTACGGGCGAGGGAGGCGGGTCCCGATCGCAACGAGAATCGTGAGTAAGCCCGCCGCTGTCGTGCTTACCAGTCCCCAGACTGCAAGCCCGAGCAGACGGCGCCGTCCCGTCGTCGGCCGCCTTCGAACGTAGAGTGCGAGTGCCACGGGTGTGGGAGTCAGCAGATACGCCACGGGCCCCGGACGGACGTTGCTCGTTGCGTCGAGAACGAACACCCCCAAGCCCAGGGCAAAGACGATCACAGCAGGGACGATCGACTGGCGAGGATCGAGCAGTGCTGGAACGGGCCGACCGAGAGCCGAGCCACTCATTCGAGTGTGTCCCCTCGCCGGTCGGTCGTCGTCTCGTTGACGAAGTAGGTGGCTTCGTACGGCTTTCCGTCTGCAATACCGGTGGGTTGACCAGTCCCGTCGTCGCCGAACGTCCAGTAGAATCCGACGCGCACGACGACTTCGTATCCATCACCGCTCTCGGCCACCGAGACGACGCCTGCACCGACGACGATCTCTTGAATACTCTCGGTTTCTTCTTCGACTATCAGGTTATGCCGGTACACTTCTTCGTAGGCGGCGATATACGGACCGGCAGTCTCACCGTCCACCGTGGGCGGGCGGTCGGGATAATCTCTCTGCTTGACGCCGTCGGTCGGAGCAAGCCCGCCGAGACATCCTGAAAGACAGAACAGTCCGACGACTGCGATGGTGGTCAGTGGTCGCAGAGTCATAGGAACGCTACGGTCGTAGTTGTAAAAACGCTACTCGTGTAGAACGAATGAACGATTCGATGTGGGTAGTTACTCCAACACGATCGAGAACACACACGTTCCGGAGGTCCGAGGCTCGGAGTCGCCCGAAACCACCCGTACCGTCGTCGTGTTAGCTGCACACTCCTGTCGTGAATCGGGGCGCATAATACTGTACGCTGTCCGATGTTTTCCCGAGCATGCTCGCCATGGAAGTGTTCCCACTTGGGTGCCAATGACGTCTTTCGGTTCTGAGCGCTGAGAAGTTGCGTATAGAGGGTTCGTTCAGCAAGACGCCCTCCAGAAGTATCTTGTGAACGCGAGGCGGCACTTGTTCATGAACAGACGGGAAACACTCGGTGTGATGGCTTCGGTTGTGGCCGTGATTAGTGGGTGCTCGCAACCGGAAGTCACGGAACGGCCGACGGGGGAGGTCGACATCGCGTTCAGCACCGAAGCGGACCGGGATTATCTCATCCGAGTCGAAGTCGTCGATGCGGACGGGACTCTGGAAGACGAATTCGAAACCGCGTTCCCGCCAGACCAACAGGGAGCCCCAAGTTATTACTCGTCCGGCCTTGCCAACGGCCCGTACACCATCACCATTCAGACGGAAGCCGAACAGGAAACCCTGGAGTGGTCGATCACCGACTGTCCGAGCCTCGAGGTCTCTGTAACTGTACTCGCGGATGGGCAACTGGAGGTCGATCGTACCTGTGCCAGTTCGTGAAGGTCCGAATGGCGCGATGTCGCGTCGGTGATCCGCAACCACTTGCCGACCCGTCGCTACTGACCGATTTGCGCCCTGTATCCAGCACAGTTGCCGAAACACATCTCTGATCGAGGATTTCAACGAGGTCGACGCTTTGAACGACAGTCGTTTCGTTCCCGGATTCGACTTCCTTCGTCGCACCCGAGAACAGGGCCGTGAGCGAGGGCGTCGCGACCGACTGGAGGGTGGCCACGAACGCGCCCTCGAGGGCGTAGATGGTGCCCGTGACGTTCCAGCCGACGAGCCGCGACACTTCGGGCGAGAGGTCTCTGACGACCTTGTTGAACAGGAGGACGCTCGCGAGGAGCGCGATGGGGGCGAGGGTCTCCCGGGGACGGGTCCGGACCTTGGCCGCGAACTGAGAGAGGCCGCCCCGACCGACGACGGTGTCAGTCGTCGCGGCCGTCGCGATCCCCGCCCCCGCGAGGACGGCGGCGGACACGACGACCGACGACGCGAGACTCGCCATCAGGGCATCACCAGGTGACCGTCGTCCGAGTAGCGATACCCCGTGTCGCGAAACGGTCGCGAGCACGCTCGACGTCGAGCGTGCCGTTCTCCCCGGGGAACGGCGTCGGCGGATCGCGCCCGTCCCACCGCAGGTCGCGTGAGCGGACCGGCCGCCGGGCGAGCGGACTCGTGGCGGGATCGGCGTACCCCCGGAACACGTCGTCGACGATGGTGGCCTTGTCGACCAGGTGGGCGATGGCGCGGGCCAGCACGTCGGTAATCTCGTGTTCGTCGCGCTCGCTCCGGGGTACGTCGAGCCAGTCACACGCCTCGTGGGGGAACACCTACGCTCCCGCGTTGACGAGCGTACTCTCCGGGTCGTCGGGTTTTTCCCGGCTGTCCGTCACGCAGCCGCCGTCGGTCGACAGCACGCCGTAGGACGAGGGGTCCGGCCGGTGGACGGCGGCGACGCTCGGCCCGCGCTCGAAGAGCGTCGCCACGTCCGTCGGATCGTAGAGGTTGTCGCCGTTGAGGACGGCGAAGTCGCTGTCGACGTGGGGCGCAGCAGTTCGGACCGCGTCGGCGACGTGGGCGGCGATGGGCCGGTCGCCGGCCGGCAACATCGGCTTCGGAGCAGACGCCGACAGCGGCTGGATTCGCGTGCCTCGGCCAGCGGCGAGAATGACTGCTTGCATCGGTTGGGCCGACGCGTCGTCAGGCCATTATTATACAGCCGCTAAGGTGCGTCGAACGGCGGAATTCGGGGGGTAACCGCCGACGGGGAACCACGGACGCAGGCGGTCAGGTCTCCGAGACGCCACTCGCGGTGACCAGGTCGTCCGCCCGGTCCAGCAGTTCGTCCGCCCGCTCGGCGCTCCGCGCCTCCGCCGTGAGACGGACGAGCGGCTGAGTGCCGCTCGCACGGACGAGAAACCAGCCGTCGTCGACCGTGACGCGGACGCCGTCGGTGTCGTCGACGTCGTCGAACACCGACTCCGCCCGGCGCTTCACCTCCCGAACGACGCGGTCGTTGTCCTCGCAGACGCGGTTCGCCCGGCGGGTGACGTAGCCACCGACCGATTCGAGCAGGCCGGCGAGCGAGCCGGCGTCGTGGACGAGCGCCGCGAGTCGGCAGGCGGCCAGCGGCCCGTCCGGACAGCGCGTCTCGTCGGGCCAGATCCACGCCCCGCTGGGTTCGCCGCCGAAGACGGCTCCTTCCGACACGATCCGTTCCGCGACGAACACGTCGCCCACTTTCGTCCGCGACACCGACGCGCCGAAATCGTCGAGGGCGTCGTCGACGGCGAGGCTCGTATTGAGGGGCGCACAGACCGTCGCGCCGTCGTCCGCCGCCGCGCGGGCGAAGAGCGCGAGCAAGTGGTCGCCGGGGACGAAATCGCCGTGCTCGTCGACCGCCATCATCCGGTCGGCGTCGCCGTCGTGGGCGATGCCGAGGTCGGCCGCCGTCGCCGCGACGAACCGGCACAGATCGGCACACGTCTCCGCCGTCGGCTCGCTGGGACGGCCCGGAAACGTCCCGTCCGGCTGGGCGTTCAGCGTCGTCACGTCGGCACCGAGTTCGCGCAGTGCGTCGGGCGTGACGCTGCCCGCGCCGTTGCCGAGGTCGACGACGACCTGCAGGCCGTCGACCCGATCACAGGCGTCGCGGACGGCCGCGACGTGTCGGTCGTGGGCCGCGTCCCAGCGGCGTTCGGCGCCGACGCCGGCCGCGGCCGACAGATCGTACACCTCTTCCTCGATGCGGCGCGTAATCTCGTCGCGTCGGGGCGCATCGAAGGCCTGCCCCGAGGGGGCGAGCAGTTTCAGGCCGTTGTCCGCCGGCGGGTTGTGCGAGGCGGTGACCGCGACGCCGGCGTCGGCGTCGCGCCACCCGACGCTGCGGGCGATGGTCGGCGTCGACGCCGTCCCCACGTCGATTACGTCCGCCCCACACTCCCGGAGACCGGCCGAGAGCGCGTCCACGAGCATCGCGCCGCTGTCGCGAACGTCACGGCCGACGACGACCCGGTCGTACGACCCGGAGCCCAGCGCCCGCCCGACGGACAGCGCCAGTTCGGCCGTGACCTCGCTTCCGACTGTGCCGCGAATCCCGCTCGTTCCGAACATAGTCGTCCCACGCAGGGAACCACCCTAACTATCCGGTGCTTAACGTCGCCACCGAGCGGTGACAGGGGACCCGAGAACGCGAATCGAGGCCAGCGGTGGGACCACGATCAAATGTCCGGAGCCCGTAGCCGTTCGTCGAAGAAGTCGTCATCCCCACCGCTGGATGCGTCGATAGAGACCGATAGCGGAGCGGCCGGTGATTCGTTCGCTGACAGTCCACACACGCCGAACAGCGCAACCGCTACGCTCTCCGGGGTCGACGACGACGGCGAGAAGTGATTACGTCAGGACGTACTGACAGGCGTCGTCGCGTCCGTTTTCACAGAGTCGTTCGAGCGTGTGGCACGCCCGATCGTTGCCGTCGCTGCACTCCTCACGGAGCAGTACCATGTCCTCTTGCTTCATAATTTGTGACCTCGTACCATGGTAGTAAGTAGCATAGCACTTATAGATTCGGTATACGGCGACGTTCGTGTCGCGGTTCCCCGATACCAAGAGGCGTTACTGCGGGACGTACCGGCAGGCGTCGTCTCGGCCGTCCGCACAGAGCCGTTCGAGCGTCCGGCACGCGTCGTCGCTTCCTTCACTGCACTTTTCGCGGAGTTTCAGCAGCACCACGTCGTCTTGGTCCATGTGTGTTAACCTCAATCATGGCAAGATGTGCCATGGTATTTACGTTTATCGACGAGGCAACACTAGCCACTATCGAGAGTGCGAGTCCCGTGGCTCGGCGGGTAGAACACGATGAATGTGGACGGCGGGATTGCCCGGCGTTCCGAGCCGGGGAATCCCGGTCGCCTCCTCCACCCCGCGATCCTTCGAGCGACTGGCGTCCGGCGATGGGCTGCTCGCTTCCGCGCCTGACCCGGTGCCGCCGACGAACCGCGGCGGAGCGTCCCTGCGGACGCGCGCCGCGGACCGCTGTCCCCGAAGGACGAGGCTTCCACGTTGGCTCCCGGGGCCCGGACCGGTCTGACCGGACGCCCCCGAGTTCGGTCCCCGCTCAAGACCGTAGTGCGGGTGGAAGAGCAGGGCCTAACTGCCCGACCTAGTCCATCTCATCGTATGCCGGTTCCTCTTAAGGGCCTTTCGACTCGCCCACACGCCGACGTGGAGTCGTCGGCCGACGCGAACGACGGCGACAGCGCCGGTGTCGAGGGGTTCTTGCCTCCGGCTCCCGTCGATCCACCGTGACACTGATCGCCGTCGCCGCGATGACCGAGGACCGGATCGTCGCGGACGCGTCCGGCGTCCCCTGGGATCACCCCGAAGACGTCCGTCAGTACAAACGACGCGTCGCCGACGCGCCAGTCATCGTCGGCCGGACGACGTACGAGGGCATGCGTCCCGACCCGCCCGGCCGACGCCAGATCGTCCTCTCACGGTCGGCACCGACCTACCCCGAGGCGACGGCGACCGTGGTCGACGGCGTCGAGGCGGCGCTGGCGGCCGTGGACGAGGGCGAGACGGTCTACGTCATCGGCGGCGGGCAGGTGTACGAGGCCTTTCTCCCACACTACGACACGATGGTGCTCACCGTCGTCGAGGACGAGATCGAACCCACCGCAGAGATGCGATTCTTCCCCGCGTGGGACCGGTCGGCGTGGACCCTGACCCGCACCGACGACTCCTACGACGGCTTCCGGATCGAGTTCTGGGAACGCGACGAATCGACGGCCGACTAATCGAGAACCGCTCGCGCGTAGAGCGCGGCCGCGGCGGCCGTGAGCCCCGTCGCGGCGACGACACCCCACCGAAGTTCCGTGATCCACGACACCGGGAAGCCAAAGAGCGGGTCGAGCGGCGCCGCGAGCGCCCACGAGAGCGCGATGGCGAACGCGACGACGCCGAGAGGGACGGCGATGCCCGCGGCGGTCGTCGGGTCGGTGCGGCCGCGCGCCCCGGCGAGGAAGACGACGACACCGACGAGCGCGAACGCGAGGACGGCGCCGACGCCGAGCGGACCGCTCGTGTAGTACTGAGCCAGTTCGCTCCCCCAGTCGGGAAAGAGGGCGAAGGGGAGGGCGAGTGCGGCGACGACGGCGAGACAGCCGACGATGCCAAGCACGGGGGCGGCCTGCTCGGTGCGCATATCTCACCCTGTCGCCGCCGGCGGGTTAAATGGCTCGTATCCCCCGCGACGCCCACGATGAGCAAGGAATTTAGTCGCGCGCCGTTCAGTTGGGCCAACGTGACCGACATCCACCCGAACCAGCGCGTCGCGATACTCGCGGACGCGCAGAACCTCTATCACTCCGCTCAGAGCCTCTACTCCCGCAATATCGATTACTCGGCGCTCCTCTCGAAAGGCGTCTCGGAGCGCGAACTCGTCCGCGCCATCGCCTACGTCATCCGCGCGGACTCGCCCGAGGAGGAGCGATTCTTCGAGGCACTGCAAGAGATCGGCTTCGAGACGAAGATCAAGGACATCAAGACCTTCGGCGACGGGTCGAAGAAGGCCGACTGGGACGTTGGCATCAGCTTGGACGCCGTGACGCTCGCGAACCACGTCGACGTGGTCGTCCTCTGTACCGGCGACGGCGACTTCTCCCGCCTCTGCTCGCACCTCCGCCACGAGGGCGTCCGCGTCGAAGTGATGGCCTTCGGCTCCTCGACCGCCGACGAACTCGTCGACGCCGCCGACTCCTTCCTCGACCTCGCGGAACGCGAGGAGACGTTCCTGCTGTAGGCTATCGTCGCCGCACCTCGACCACAGCCACGCATTCGATCCGGAGCGCATCGTCGGCCCGACCGCCGAGGAGAGCGACAGTCCCGAAGGCGTACGTACCGTCGTCGAGCGCCTGCACGATGTACGTCGTGTCGTCGGTCCGGGGCGTGGGATGGGGCTGGAGCGACAGCGACCACGTGTATCGCTGCCCGGGGTCGATGGTGCGCCACGCGTCGCTCGTCGATCCCGAGGCGATTCGATCCCAGCCATCTCCCGTCCGGCGGGCGATCCACCAGTCGTGCGGGTCGACCCCGACGGATCGATCCGGATGCTGATCGTGCAAGACGAACTCGACCGTCTCGGCCGACAAATCGTCGGAGTCGGGTTCGAAAACGGGGGTAGAGGCGTTGAGGAAGACGCGGCTCCGGATTCGATCCTCGGACGGCCAGCAGACCGTCCGATCCGGGTCCGCGGCGAACGACGGACAGTTCGGGTCGGCGTCCGGCCGCTCGCCGTCGGTTCTCGAGGTGCCGGTGCCAGTCGCGCGATCACGTCCGTCGCTGCGCGGTGGGGTGATGCCGACACAGCCGGCAGTGGCGGAGAGCGATCCGAGCGTCGCGAGGACCGTGCGGCGCTGCATATTGGTCGGTGATCGCAGAGCGGTATGGGCTTCGTGGATGGTCAAAGAGCCGTATGCGTCACCTACAACTCGTCATCGAGGACTCGCTCCTCGACCGACCGCCCGTTACGACGGTAGAACGCAGTGGCGTAGGTCTGCCGGAAGGCGAAAAACAGCGCCGTCGTCACCGCGGAGACGAGTGCGAGCGCGATCACTTCGGGCGTCGAGAGGCCGAGGCCTGCCCCGGCGAACATATCGGCCATCTGGGGAGCGCCGGCGCCGGCACCCGATCCGGGGCCGCCGGGGCTCATCCCGCCACCGATCGGGCCCGGCGTGTCGCCCGTTCCCGGCCCGCTCGTGAGGAAGCGATAGGCGGCGAAGCCGGAGACGGGGAGCGCGGCGAGACCGCCAAGGACGACCGTAATGACGCTGTAGCCGAGCGTGCTGACGACGTTCCCGCGGACGAAGTCGACGCTGTCGGTGATGGCGTCGACGGGGCCGGCGTCGTCGACGACGACGATGACCGGGTAGAACTGGATGAGAAAGAGCACGACGAGATACGCGAGCGCCAGCAGGACGCCGAGCGCCGCGCCGACGAGGGCGGCCGGGCCGGCGCCGCCACCCCCGGCCACCAGCGCGACGAGGGCGAGGACGATGAACGCGACGCCGAACGCCAGTTGGATACCGAACTCGACGAGCGTGGCGAGCAGGATGTCGACGTACCGATCCTTGCCGGTCGCGGTGAACGCGTCGAAGGCCGTGTCGCCGTCGAGCGCCTCGCGCGCCATCCCGAGGACGCCCGCGAGGACGAACGGCGTCACGAAGAAGGTGAC
This window encodes:
- a CDS encoding sugar phosphate nucleotidyltransferase, translated to MQAVILAAGRGTRIQPLSASAPKPMLPAGDRPIAAHVADAVRTAAPHVDSDFAVLNGDNLYDPTDVATLFERGPSVAAVHRPDPSSYGVLSTDGGCVTDSREKPDDPESTLVNAGA
- the glmM gene encoding phosphoglucosamine mutase, which codes for MFGTSGIRGTVGSEVTAELALSVGRALGSGSYDRVVVGRDVRDSGAMLVDALSAGLRECGADVIDVGTASTPTIARSVGWRDADAGVAVTASHNPPADNGLKLLAPSGQAFDAPRRDEITRRIEEEVYDLSAAAGVGAERRWDAAHDRHVAAVRDACDRVDGLQVVVDLGNGAGSVTPDALRELGADVTTLNAQPDGTFPGRPSEPTAETCADLCRFVAATAADLGIAHDGDADRMMAVDEHGDFVPGDHLLALFARAAADDGATVCAPLNTSLAVDDALDDFGASVSRTKVGDVFVAERIVSEGAVFGGEPSGAWIWPDETRCPDGPLAACRLAALVHDAGSLAGLLESVGGYVTRRANRVCEDNDRVVREVKRRAESVFDDVDDTDGVRVTVDDGWFLVRASGTQPLVRLTAEARSAERADELLDRADDLVTASGVSET
- a CDS encoding dihydrofolate reductase; protein product: MTLIAVAAMTEDRIVADASGVPWDHPEDVRQYKRRVADAPVIVGRTTYEGMRPDPPGRRQIVLSRSAPTYPEATATVVDGVEAALAAVDEGETVYVIGGGQVYEAFLPHYDTMVLTVVEDEIEPTAEMRFFPAWDRSAWTLTRTDDSYDGFRIEFWERDESTAD
- a CDS encoding DUF7548 family protein, whose translation is MRTEQAAPVLGIVGCLAVVAALALPFALFPDWGSELAQYYTSGPLGVGAVLAFALVGVVVFLAGARGRTDPTTAAGIAVPLGVVAFAIALSWALAAPLDPLFGFPVSWITELRWGVVAATGLTAAAAALYARAVLD
- a CDS encoding LabA-like NYN domain-containing protein, with the protein product MTDIHPNQRVAILADAQNLYHSAQSLYSRNIDYSALLSKGVSERELVRAIAYVIRADSPEEERFFEALQEIGFETKIKDIKTFGDGSKKADWDVGISLDAVTLANHVDVVVLCTGDGDFSRLCSHLRHEGVRVEVMAFGSSTADELVDAADSFLDLAEREETFLL
- a CDS encoding DUF7847 domain-containing protein; the encoded protein is MSAVQSLRTATGALSRNPVLFLGGLAYALVVLPQRALQLAGIPLAPALLQLVTFFVTPFVLAGVLGMAREALDGDTAFDAFTATGKDRYVDILLATLVEFGIQLAFGVAFIVLALVALVAGGGGAGPAALVGAALGVLLALAYLVVLFLIQFYPVIVVVDDAGPVDAITDSVDFVRGNVVSTLGYSVITVVLGGLAALPVSGFAAYRFLTSGPGTGDTPGPIGGGMSPGGPGSGAGAGAPQMADMFAGAGLGLSTPEVIALALVSAVTTALFFAFRQTYATAFYRRNGRSVEERVLDDEL